In a single window of the Desulfatiglans anilini DSM 4660 genome:
- a CDS encoding response regulator: protein MEKLLPGKRILIVDDEPDVLEALEELLTMCTIAKAGSFQSAKDLLENERFDIVVLDIMGVDGYELLKIANGKKIIAVMLTAHALSPEDIKKSFKGGAASYLPKEKISEIASYLEEVLQAKKEGRHFWSGWLEKWGDYYDKRFGPEWRRNDKEFWEKFKYWI from the coding sequence ATGGAGAAGTTGCTTCCAGGAAAACGAATTCTCATTGTCGACGATGAGCCGGATGTTTTGGAGGCGTTGGAAGAGCTTCTGACCATGTGCACCATAGCGAAGGCGGGTTCGTTTCAGTCGGCGAAAGATCTGTTGGAGAACGAACGCTTCGATATCGTTGTGCTGGATATCATGGGTGTCGACGGTTACGAACTGTTGAAGATCGCTAATGGTAAAAAGATTATCGCGGTGATGCTGACCGCTCACGCGCTCAGTCCCGAGGATATCAAGAAATCTTTCAAAGGGGGTGCCGCTTCCTATCTGCCGAAAGAAAAGATCTCGGAAATCGCCTCCTATCTGGAGGAAGTACTCCAGGCCAAGAAAGAGGGCAGACATTTCTGGTCCGGCTGGCTGGAAAAGTGGGGAGATTATTACGACAAGAGATTCGGCCCTGAATGGCGGCGCAACGACAAAGAATTCTGGGAAAAATTCAAATACTGGATATAA
- a CDS encoding class I adenylate-forming enzyme family protein, whose translation MSKKLLLKELSRYDIGTYADIIYRNALLYADEEAFKYGEERVTFSQFNASVNRLIEALRSIGIEKGDVLGVLSWNCLEYLDVYGAAMKGGFVISPFNPRLKKDELDYVINYSECKVLFVGPQLLETALSLKQRLPGVEHVVAFGDAPEGVLGYRAWAAGREDREPDVYAEENDPLFLFYTSGTTGVPRGALYTQVRSMDDTRRFATALSLETGDRHVQIMPLFHVGGTKNLWGYFFVAGSNVLMPQISFDPAATMQVLQDEKATDIHIVPTHLAAFLALPDVDHYDLSHLKRMFYAASPMPVELLKKGMEKWGPVFMQFYGATENGPNVLVLSKRQHDVLHKSVAEQKILASAGFPHIGVHVRIVNSEREDCGPGEVGEIVVKSKATMVEYWRKPEDTQQTVVDGWVSAGDLGCYDENGYVYIVDRKKDMIVSGGENVFPREVEEVLHQHDDVLEAAVIGIPDPYWVEKVHAVVVLKAGARATGADLIAFCKERLAGYKAPKSVEIVPDLPKNPAGKILKKEIRHKYWTDRDRKI comes from the coding sequence ATGTCGAAAAAGCTTCTACTGAAAGAATTGTCACGGTATGACATCGGCACCTATGCCGACATCATTTATCGCAATGCGCTGCTTTATGCGGATGAGGAGGCATTCAAGTACGGTGAGGAGAGGGTGACCTTCTCGCAGTTCAATGCTTCGGTAAACCGGCTCATTGAGGCCTTGCGATCCATCGGCATCGAAAAGGGAGATGTGTTGGGGGTTCTCAGCTGGAATTGCCTCGAATACTTGGATGTCTACGGAGCTGCCATGAAAGGCGGGTTTGTTATTTCGCCCTTCAATCCGAGGCTGAAAAAGGATGAGCTGGATTATGTCATCAATTACTCCGAGTGCAAGGTGCTCTTTGTCGGCCCACAACTGCTCGAAACCGCGCTTTCATTGAAGCAGCGGCTCCCTGGGGTAGAGCACGTCGTCGCCTTCGGCGATGCGCCGGAGGGCGTTTTGGGATACAGGGCATGGGCTGCCGGCCGGGAAGACCGGGAACCCGATGTCTATGCCGAAGAGAACGATCCTCTGTTCCTTTTCTACACCAGCGGGACCACCGGAGTGCCGCGCGGCGCCCTTTACACGCAGGTCCGGAGCATGGACGACACCAGGCGGTTCGCCACGGCCCTGAGCCTCGAAACCGGTGACAGGCACGTGCAGATCATGCCCCTTTTCCACGTTGGCGGGACGAAGAATCTGTGGGGTTACTTTTTTGTGGCAGGCAGCAACGTCCTCATGCCGCAAATATCGTTCGATCCGGCTGCCACCATGCAGGTGCTGCAGGACGAAAAGGCAACCGACATCCATATTGTTCCTACTCATCTCGCCGCATTCCTGGCTCTTCCAGACGTAGACCACTACGACCTCAGCCACCTCAAGAGGATGTTTTACGCCGCCTCGCCGATGCCGGTGGAACTGCTGAAAAAGGGGATGGAAAAATGGGGCCCCGTCTTTATGCAGTTCTATGGGGCGACGGAGAACGGCCCGAATGTCCTGGTCCTCTCGAAGCGCCAGCATGATGTCCTGCATAAATCGGTCGCAGAGCAGAAGATCCTTGCCTCGGCGGGTTTCCCGCACATCGGAGTGCATGTGCGGATCGTCAACAGCGAAAGGGAGGATTGCGGGCCTGGGGAGGTCGGGGAGATCGTTGTCAAGAGCAAGGCCACCATGGTAGAATACTGGCGCAAGCCCGAGGATACGCAGCAGACAGTGGTGGATGGCTGGGTGTCTGCAGGGGATCTGGGATGCTACGACGAAAACGGCTACGTCTACATCGTCGACCGGAAAAAGGACATGATCGTTTCCGGCGGGGAAAATGTTTTCCCGCGTGAGGTGGAGGAAGTGCTCCACCAGCACGACGATGTCCTGGAGGCGGCGGTGATTGGGATCCCTGACCCCTACTGGGTCGAAAAGGTTCACGCGGTGGTGGTTCTGAAGGCCGGAGCACGGGCGACCGGTGCGGATCTCATCGCGTTCTGCAAGGAGCGGTTGGCTGGATACAAGGCCCCCAAGTCGGTGGAGATCGTGCCCGATCTGCCCAAGAATCCGGCTGGAAAAATTCTCAAGAAGGAGATCAGACACAAGTATTGGACGGATCGTGATCGAAAAATCTAG
- a CDS encoding TRAP transporter large permease: protein MAEWYVVLVLIVGSFLVLLAAGLPVFLAFTIVDVVGIYFLWGGGHGLEQFIRSIFSSISSFVLLPVPLFVLMGELLFHSGVFIRALDSLDKWMGRIPGRLCLLSVGGGTLFSTLSGSSMGTSAMLGSLLLPEMEKRGYHKTIAIGSCMSGALAMIIPPSALAVVLGSLMQISIGKMLLSGVVPGLLLASMYVAYIVLRCKLQPSLAPDYAPEAVSWSEKFKSLATHVLPFGVIIFVVTGLIFAGLATPTESAAMGVMTTAAVVAVYGKLKWKVMRSSLDSTLRITVMMLMILTGSTAFSQILAFTGASRGLVELVVSFPFPHLAIIAVMQMLMIILGTFMEPVSIMMVTFPIFTPIVKTLGFDPIWFGLLTLINMEIGMKTPPLGLCLFVMKGVVPEKTTMLDIYRSVIPFVLIDLTVMVMILFFPSIATVLPHFMKH, encoded by the coding sequence ATGGCGGAATGGTACGTGGTTCTGGTGCTCATCGTCGGATCTTTTCTGGTCCTTCTGGCCGCCGGTCTGCCTGTGTTTCTCGCCTTCACGATTGTGGATGTGGTAGGGATCTATTTCCTCTGGGGGGGTGGCCATGGACTGGAGCAGTTCATACGGTCGATTTTTTCATCGATCAGCAGCTTCGTTCTTTTGCCTGTGCCTCTCTTCGTGTTGATGGGTGAACTGCTGTTTCACTCCGGGGTCTTCATACGCGCACTGGACAGCCTGGACAAGTGGATGGGGCGGATCCCGGGCCGGTTGTGCCTGCTGAGTGTCGGGGGCGGGACCCTTTTCTCGACCCTGAGCGGCTCCAGCATGGGCACGTCGGCCATGCTCGGCTCTCTGCTGCTCCCCGAGATGGAGAAGAGAGGCTACCACAAAACCATCGCGATTGGGTCTTGCATGAGCGGGGCCCTGGCAATGATCATCCCTCCGAGCGCACTTGCTGTGGTGCTGGGATCGCTCATGCAGATCTCCATCGGGAAGATGCTGCTCTCGGGTGTTGTGCCGGGTCTTTTGCTGGCGAGTATGTACGTCGCCTATATCGTTTTGCGCTGCAAGCTGCAGCCGAGTCTTGCTCCTGACTATGCCCCGGAAGCCGTTTCCTGGTCCGAAAAGTTCAAATCCCTTGCAACCCATGTCCTGCCTTTCGGGGTCATCATCTTCGTGGTCACCGGCCTGATCTTCGCTGGCTTGGCCACTCCGACGGAATCGGCTGCGATGGGGGTCATGACGACCGCCGCCGTGGTGGCGGTCTATGGGAAACTCAAATGGAAGGTGATGCGCAGTTCGCTGGATTCCACGCTCAGGATCACGGTCATGATGCTCATGATCCTGACCGGCTCGACGGCCTTCAGCCAGATCCTCGCGTTTACGGGTGCGAGCCGGGGGCTCGTGGAACTGGTGGTCAGCTTTCCTTTTCCCCACCTGGCGATCATCGCCGTCATGCAGATGCTCATGATCATTCTCGGGACCTTCATGGAGCCGGTCTCGATCATGATGGTGACCTTCCCGATATTCACACCGATCGTCAAGACGCTGGGCTTCGATCCCATCTGGTTCGGGTTGTTGACGCTCATCAACATGGAGATCGGCATGAAAACACCGCCGCTCGGGCTTTGTCTCTTCGTGATGAAAGGTGTCGTACCGGAAAAGACGACCATGCTGGACATTTATCGATCTGTAATCCCCTTCGTCTTGATCGACCTGACAGTCATGGTTATGATCCTGTTTTTCCCGAGCATAGCAACCGTTTTACCGCACTTTATGAAGCATTGA
- a CDS encoding (2Fe-2S)-binding protein produces MELKEIQLVINGESHTLRVAPHRTLLELIREELKLTGAKEGCGLGECGACTVIMGGRAVNSCLVPAVEADGQEITTIEGLKEGDKLHPLQEAFVEHSGMQCGFCTSGMIMSAKSLLDRNGTPSSGDIREGIAGNFCRCTGYTKVIESIQAAAELMKGGE; encoded by the coding sequence ATGGAACTGAAGGAAATCCAACTCGTCATCAACGGCGAATCACACACGTTGAGGGTTGCGCCTCATCGCACCCTCCTCGAGCTCATTCGTGAGGAGCTCAAGTTGACCGGCGCCAAGGAGGGCTGCGGGCTGGGGGAATGCGGCGCCTGCACGGTCATTATGGGCGGCCGGGCCGTCAACAGCTGCCTCGTGCCGGCGGTGGAGGCGGACGGTCAGGAGATTACGACCATCGAGGGTTTGAAAGAAGGGGACAAGCTGCACCCGCTCCAGGAGGCGTTCGTGGAGCACTCCGGAATGCAGTGCGGGTTTTGCACCTCCGGGATGATCATGTCCGCCAAATCCCTTCTGGATCGCAATGGGACACCGTCTTCCGGGGATATCAGAGAAGGCATCGCCGGGAATTTTTGCCGATGCACCGGCTATACCAAGGTCATCGAATCCATCCAGGCCGCCGCCGAGCTCATGAAAGGGGGGGAGTAA
- a CDS encoding xanthine dehydrogenase family protein molybdopterin-binding subunit, protein MQDFSVIGKRMPRVDALAKVTGEAKYAADYEMPGMLWCKIVRSPHAHAKILNIDTSRAERLPGVKDVLTGKDFKGWKWGWMPKTREEEPLAAERVRYLGEAVAAVAAVDEDTAEQAAQLIQVEYEPLPGVFDPEKAMEEGAPQLYDHVKNNVSWDFHMDFGDIEKGFREADLVHEDRFVTGRVITGYLEPPAAVAMYDSSGITIWAAKQSPYFVYRHLAACFNLPLNKVRVIQPFIGGGFGGTKNDSLAGDFCSVLFSKRTGKPVKFVYTMEEVLMTCRRRHNMIVYNKMGMKKDGTITAMHSRVIADGGAHTAIGPLTMYLSGSMSTLPYKLPNFKHDAYRIYTNNPIGAAMRGHGVTHTRFAAELQMEMMAEQLGIDPVAVRLKNAITAPHETVNKVTVKSCGLVEGIQTLAASDSWKNRDQRKGSGPVVHGTGMSATSYLGGARQRGHQSCAAVLRLCEDGTIDYLTGATDCGQGSDTVLCQIVAEELGVGMEDVDIKRVDTAVTPCDAGSYGSRVTVLAGEAARRAAVDIKDQLARFAAREWEANPEDIVFKNRMVSVAGSPEKTMPFEQLAKIACYSGSGAVIIGKGYSDYGIDVLDFEKGIGNCGTSYSFTSQLTEVDVDLETGFIRCTDMVIAHDCGRPLNPVNVEAQNQGAAIQGMGQALYEEFRMDQGRTLNPNLADYKMPLAPDIPRIEVIDILTDDPSGPFGAKEASEGAIVSTPPSVFTAVRHATGIWFKEQPLTPEKVVMALRNRKQ, encoded by the coding sequence ATGCAGGACTTTTCTGTAATCGGGAAACGCATGCCCAGGGTGGATGCCCTCGCCAAGGTCACCGGGGAGGCCAAATACGCCGCGGACTATGAGATGCCAGGCATGCTCTGGTGCAAGATCGTCAGAAGCCCGCACGCCCATGCCAAGATCCTGAACATCGATACGAGCCGTGCCGAGCGGCTTCCGGGGGTCAAGGACGTTCTGACAGGGAAGGATTTCAAAGGGTGGAAATGGGGCTGGATGCCCAAGACCCGCGAGGAGGAGCCTCTGGCAGCCGAGCGGGTGCGCTATCTCGGCGAAGCCGTCGCGGCGGTCGCTGCCGTTGACGAGGACACCGCGGAGCAAGCGGCTCAGCTGATTCAGGTGGAGTATGAACCGCTTCCCGGCGTGTTCGACCCGGAAAAAGCCATGGAGGAAGGGGCTCCGCAGCTCTATGACCATGTGAAAAACAATGTCAGCTGGGACTTCCACATGGATTTCGGCGACATCGAAAAGGGCTTCCGCGAAGCCGACCTCGTCCACGAAGACCGCTTCGTGACGGGCCGGGTCATTACCGGCTACCTGGAGCCGCCCGCCGCAGTGGCGATGTACGACTCATCCGGCATCACCATCTGGGCGGCCAAACAGAGTCCTTATTTCGTCTATCGGCACCTGGCGGCCTGCTTCAACCTCCCGCTCAACAAGGTCAGGGTGATCCAGCCTTTCATCGGCGGGGGCTTCGGCGGAACGAAGAATGACTCCCTCGCAGGCGATTTCTGCTCGGTCCTTTTCTCGAAGCGGACCGGCAAGCCGGTGAAGTTCGTCTACACGATGGAAGAGGTCCTCATGACCTGCCGCCGGCGCCACAACATGATCGTTTACAACAAGATGGGGATGAAGAAGGACGGCACCATTACCGCCATGCACAGCCGGGTCATCGCCGACGGCGGGGCCCACACCGCTATCGGCCCGCTCACCATGTACCTGAGCGGGTCCATGAGCACCCTTCCTTACAAACTGCCCAACTTCAAACACGACGCCTACCGCATCTACACGAACAACCCGATCGGCGCCGCCATGCGCGGCCATGGCGTCACGCACACGCGATTCGCCGCGGAGCTCCAGATGGAGATGATGGCCGAGCAGCTCGGCATCGACCCTGTGGCCGTGCGGCTCAAGAACGCCATCACGGCGCCCCACGAGACGGTCAACAAGGTCACCGTCAAGTCCTGCGGCTTGGTGGAAGGGATCCAGACCCTGGCCGCAAGCGATTCCTGGAAAAACAGGGACCAGCGGAAAGGGAGCGGACCCGTGGTTCATGGCACCGGTATGTCCGCCACGTCCTATCTCGGCGGCGCCCGGCAGCGCGGCCACCAATCGTGCGCGGCTGTCCTCCGGCTTTGCGAGGACGGGACGATCGATTACCTCACCGGTGCCACTGACTGCGGACAGGGCTCCGACACGGTCCTCTGCCAGATCGTGGCCGAGGAACTCGGTGTCGGCATGGAGGACGTGGACATCAAACGCGTCGACACGGCCGTGACACCCTGCGATGCGGGAAGCTACGGGAGCCGCGTCACGGTGCTCGCCGGCGAGGCGGCCCGCCGCGCGGCGGTCGACATCAAGGATCAATTGGCCCGCTTCGCCGCGCGGGAGTGGGAGGCGAACCCGGAGGACATCGTCTTCAAGAATCGCATGGTCAGCGTAGCCGGATCCCCCGAAAAGACCATGCCCTTCGAACAACTTGCTAAGATCGCCTGCTATTCAGGCTCCGGGGCGGTCATCATCGGGAAAGGGTATTCCGATTACGGCATCGACGTGCTCGACTTCGAGAAGGGGATCGGCAACTGCGGCACTTCGTACAGTTTCACGTCCCAGTTGACCGAGGTGGATGTGGATCTCGAAACCGGCTTCATCCGCTGCACGGACATGGTGATCGCACACGACTGCGGCAGACCGTTGAACCCCGTCAACGTGGAGGCGCAGAACCAGGGGGCGGCGATCCAGGGCATGGGGCAGGCGCTCTATGAGGAGTTCCGGATGGACCAAGGCAGGACGCTCAACCCGAACCTGGCGGACTACAAGATGCCGCTCGCCCCGGACATCCCCAGGATCGAGGTCATCGACATCCTGACGGACGACCCATCGGGTCCGTTCGGCGCCAAGGAGGCCTCCGAAGGGGCCATCGTAAGCACCCCGCCGTCTGTCTTTACGGCGGTGCGCCATGCAACCGGCATCTGGTTCAAGGAGCAGCCGCTGACCCCTGAGAAGGTGGTGATGGCCCTGCGGAACCGGAAACAATAG
- a CDS encoding TRAP transporter small permease has product MQKRGLFDSIIDFLALLGGVLLVGAVLIMSVEIFMRYFFAKPLIWTVEVCEYILFTMTFLAAPWLLKKGGHVGVDILVERLNPKLQGWLGVFSSATGVFVSGVVVWFSAAAAWNSYVNRVLITKTMTMYEFFFLALISIGYFLLMGQFARQGLQHLRRLKEVN; this is encoded by the coding sequence ATGCAGAAGAGAGGACTTTTTGATTCGATCATCGATTTCCTGGCGCTGCTGGGAGGGGTGCTCCTCGTGGGTGCCGTCCTGATCATGTCTGTTGAAATTTTCATGCGATATTTTTTCGCTAAACCACTGATCTGGACGGTGGAAGTATGTGAATACATCCTCTTTACCATGACCTTTCTGGCCGCGCCCTGGCTCCTGAAGAAGGGGGGGCACGTCGGCGTGGACATCCTTGTCGAACGCCTGAACCCGAAGCTGCAGGGGTGGTTGGGGGTATTTTCGTCGGCCACCGGTGTCTTCGTTTCGGGGGTCGTCGTCTGGTTCAGTGCCGCTGCAGCGTGGAATTCTTACGTTAACAGGGTTTTGATCACCAAAACCATGACCATGTATGAATTCTTTTTCCTGGCCCTTATCAGCATTGGCTATTTTCTCCTCATGGGACAGTTTGCCAGACAAGGCCTGCAGCACCTAAGGCGGCTGAAGGAGGTCAACTGA
- a CDS encoding acyl-CoA dehydrogenase family protein, with translation MMMDIYPWWTDEQKAFAEDVHAFVRELMPRDAESRWKREFPWDIFEKIGERGYTGAGVPKEYGGLGLGATGACIAAEAFSRMPGPGRVFIGNMLGGLRQIIEFGSEEQKKRFLPRIARGEMGAIVITEPVAGTDAAAIEMTARREGDVYLLNGKKRYIVSAGVAQRYMVYARTSDNPEDRKRYRHLTAFVVEKGSPGFSVEKINEIIGFENIQNGALDFKDVPVPMDQVLGEEGQGWSIMTAGLNFERTLICAQTAAWMGELLRNAVPYAERRVQFGRPTISFVNNQFKIADMVSRVKISRLLTYYTAYLWDLGWDITLESNVAKVYNCEGAVAASLDAIQVMGGDGLTPFYPVSAIYGVSKVENIAGGTMEACRMVIQRAAMKQMAEDLKMCRRVIHEELGVPVPAATEPEKARSIDEEGLLQILAEDYRANPGLHMSREDIKAYFDVEDKDLDRVLVDLEAKGHVRLVRDKKGIALAKASYEGLGKAFPLDYYKWFPSWIDEGRVF, from the coding sequence ATGATGATGGACATTTATCCATGGTGGACGGATGAGCAGAAGGCGTTTGCAGAAGATGTCCACGCCTTTGTGCGTGAGCTCATGCCGCGGGATGCGGAATCCCGGTGGAAACGGGAGTTCCCGTGGGACATCTTCGAAAAGATCGGTGAAAGGGGCTACACCGGCGCCGGTGTGCCCAAGGAGTACGGCGGCCTGGGGCTGGGTGCGACGGGGGCCTGCATCGCCGCCGAGGCCTTCAGCCGCATGCCCGGACCGGGCCGTGTCTTCATTGGAAACATGCTCGGCGGACTGCGCCAGATCATCGAGTTTGGCTCGGAAGAGCAGAAAAAGCGCTTCCTCCCCCGCATCGCACGGGGAGAGATGGGGGCGATCGTGATTACGGAGCCCGTCGCGGGCACCGATGCGGCAGCCATTGAAATGACGGCCCGGCGCGAGGGAGATGTCTATCTCCTCAACGGGAAAAAGCGCTACATCGTCTCCGCGGGCGTGGCCCAACGCTACATGGTCTATGCACGGACAAGCGACAATCCCGAAGACAGAAAAAGGTACCGGCACTTGACGGCCTTCGTCGTCGAGAAGGGTTCCCCCGGCTTTTCGGTCGAAAAAATCAACGAGATTATAGGCTTCGAAAACATCCAGAACGGGGCGCTCGATTTCAAGGACGTTCCCGTCCCCATGGACCAGGTCCTTGGCGAGGAGGGGCAGGGCTGGTCCATCATGACGGCCGGCCTCAATTTCGAACGTACGCTGATTTGCGCGCAGACCGCGGCCTGGATGGGCGAACTTCTCCGTAATGCGGTCCCCTATGCCGAGCGGCGGGTCCAGTTCGGCCGGCCCACCATCAGCTTCGTCAACAACCAGTTCAAGATAGCCGACATGGTGAGCCGGGTGAAGATCTCCCGGCTGCTCACCTATTACACGGCCTACCTGTGGGACCTCGGCTGGGATATCACCCTCGAGTCCAATGTGGCCAAGGTCTACAACTGCGAAGGGGCGGTTGCCGCAAGCCTGGACGCCATCCAGGTCATGGGAGGGGACGGGCTGACGCCATTCTACCCGGTCTCGGCCATCTACGGCGTCTCGAAGGTGGAAAACATCGCGGGCGGGACCATGGAGGCCTGCAGGATGGTGATCCAGCGGGCCGCCATGAAGCAGATGGCCGAGGATCTGAAGATGTGCCGAAGGGTGATTCATGAAGAGCTCGGCGTGCCGGTCCCGGCCGCGACCGAACCCGAAAAGGCGCGTTCGATCGATGAGGAGGGCCTTCTCCAGATCCTGGCCGAGGATTACCGTGCGAATCCAGGGCTCCACATGAGCCGGGAGGACATCAAGGCCTATTTCGATGTGGAAGACAAGGATCTCGACCGGGTGCTCGTCGATCTCGAGGCGAAAGGCCACGTACGGCTGGTCCGCGACAAGAAAGGCATCGCGCTGGCGAAGGCCAGCTATGAAGGCCTTGGCAAGGCCTTTCCCCTGGACTATTACAAATGGTTTCCCTCCTGGATCGACGAAGGTAGGGTTTTTTAG
- the dctP gene encoding TRAP transporter substrate-binding protein DctP, translating to MKKAFLLIACITLFLGLTAIESKSEMIVLKAVTGFPKNHLNNDPVPILVDKINKRAEGKLRIEWVGGPEVIQSFDQIHALKAGTIDMILYYPFGYLKPIMPEAWAKGLTELAEWEERKTGAYDLWCEIFEKRANAKYLGRLQSFLPFKLFVNKKIEKVEDIKGLKIRVQPLYIPFIKALGATPVSIPPTEIYTGMERGVVDGFMWPNVGVISWGLQEVTKYAIEPGVFQMEPATMINLDKWKKIPPDVQDLIMDVMQDMEYIGTMRNTMIEQTEEKVRKAAGMETLTLPPEEAQKFRAIAYDKTWEYVIEAAPEYGPKLRELTSRKAIPKDVFPWD from the coding sequence ATGAAGAAAGCCTTTTTGCTCATCGCCTGTATTACCCTGTTCCTGGGGCTAACCGCCATCGAATCGAAAAGCGAGATGATCGTACTCAAGGCCGTAACAGGTTTTCCCAAAAATCACCTCAATAACGACCCCGTTCCCATCCTGGTGGACAAGATCAACAAGAGGGCCGAGGGCAAACTGCGCATTGAATGGGTGGGTGGGCCGGAGGTCATCCAGAGCTTCGATCAGATCCACGCCTTGAAGGCGGGCACCATCGATATGATTCTCTATTATCCGTTCGGATACCTTAAGCCGATCATGCCGGAGGCCTGGGCAAAGGGGTTGACGGAGTTGGCTGAATGGGAAGAGCGCAAGACCGGGGCCTACGACCTCTGGTGCGAGATTTTCGAAAAGCGTGCGAATGCCAAGTACCTGGGCCGGCTGCAAAGCTTTCTCCCGTTCAAGCTGTTTGTCAACAAGAAGATCGAAAAGGTGGAGGACATCAAGGGCTTGAAAATCAGGGTCCAGCCCCTCTACATCCCTTTTATCAAGGCATTGGGCGCCACGCCGGTCAGCATCCCGCCGACCGAGATCTACACGGGCATGGAACGCGGTGTCGTCGATGGCTTCATGTGGCCGAACGTAGGGGTTATCAGTTGGGGCCTGCAGGAGGTGACCAAATACGCGATCGAGCCGGGGGTCTTTCAGATGGAGCCTGCCACCATGATCAACCTCGACAAGTGGAAGAAGATCCCCCCGGATGTTCAGGATCTGATTATGGATGTGATGCAGGATATGGAGTACATCGGTACGATGCGCAACACGATGATCGAACAGACGGAAGAGAAGGTCCGGAAGGCGGCCGGCATGGAGACGTTGACCCTGCCGCCGGAGGAGGCGCAGAAATTCCGTGCCATCGCCTATGACAAGACCTGGGAATATGTCATCGAGGCAGCCCCCGAATACGGCCCCAAACTGAGGGAATTGACCTCGAGAAAGGCGATTCCCAAAGACGTGTTCCCGTGGGATTAG
- a CDS encoding carbohydrate kinase family protein: protein MDAYDIAFVGHVSYDEIVPFEGQTTFATGGSAFFSAMAAAPAGKRIALITKMHETDQHLLDPVRAAGIDIIRIPAPVTTAMRVDHPTQNVDEREMLEPRTAGFITVDEMPDIKAEQMHFAGLTDQDFRFELMQYARERGCRVSVDMQSFVRQVDPVTRRISFRDVPRKTDILKLAEWVKADMVEAELLTGTADPEEAAGRFEDWGCGETMITRSDGVLVRHQGRNYFERFSNRNSSGRTGRGDTVFGAYLSRRLEHDVPESLKYAAALASIKMERPGPFTGTLQEVMKRVGPR from the coding sequence ATGGATGCATACGATATCGCATTCGTCGGACACGTCTCATACGATGAAATCGTGCCGTTCGAAGGTCAAACAACCTTTGCCACCGGAGGTTCGGCTTTTTTCAGTGCCATGGCGGCGGCGCCGGCCGGAAAACGCATCGCCCTGATCACGAAAATGCACGAGACCGATCAACATCTTCTCGATCCCGTAAGAGCGGCTGGAATCGACATTATCCGGATCCCTGCGCCAGTAACGACGGCGATGCGGGTGGACCACCCCACGCAAAACGTCGATGAAAGGGAGATGCTCGAACCCCGGACGGCCGGCTTCATCACGGTCGATGAAATGCCCGACATCAAAGCGGAACAAATGCATTTCGCCGGGTTGACGGACCAGGACTTCCGCTTCGAACTGATGCAGTACGCTCGCGAGCGCGGCTGCCGCGTTTCCGTCGACATGCAGAGTTTCGTTCGACAGGTCGATCCGGTGACAAGGAGGATTTCATTCAGGGATGTACCCCGAAAGACGGACATCCTGAAACTCGCCGAATGGGTCAAGGCGGATATGGTTGAAGCGGAACTCCTGACTGGGACGGCCGACCCGGAAGAGGCCGCCGGCCGTTTCGAGGATTGGGGATGCGGCGAAACCATGATTACCCGGTCCGACGGTGTCCTGGTGCGCCACCAGGGCAGAAACTATTTCGAAAGGTTTTCCAACCGCAATTCGTCCGGCCGCACCGGACGCGGAGACACTGTCTTCGGAGCCTACCTTTCCCGCCGACTGGAACACGACGTCCCCGAATCCCTCAAGTACGCTGCAGCCCTGGCATCCATCAAAATGGAACGCCCCGGCCCCTTCACCGGCACTCTTCAAGAAGTGATGAAGCGGGTCGGACCAAGGTAA